One window of the Allosaccharopolyspora coralli genome contains the following:
- a CDS encoding TerC family protein, translated as MNVSWWVWAATLAGLAVLLLIDLVIVDRKPHEVSTSEAAKWVVFYIGCAIAFGLGVWFFGDGHFAIEYFTGYITEYSLSVDNLFIFMVIMSGFAVPAIHQHRVLLIGIVLALVMRGIFIAVGAALIARFVWIFFIFGAFLIWTALSMVRNKDDEDDDPENAVVRWVRKLFPVTDDYHGAKSSVKIDGKRYLTPMFVVIVAIGSADLLFAVDSIPAIFGITQDPFLVFAANAFALMGLRQLYFLLGGLVNKLVYLSTGLAVILGFIGVKLIIHAFHEYHLVPEWLEINNWMSLGFIVLTLAITTYLSLQKSKRDAQQVESGTDQG; from the coding sequence TTGAACGTGTCCTGGTGGGTCTGGGCGGCCACGCTGGCGGGACTCGCTGTCCTGCTGCTGATCGACCTGGTGATCGTCGATCGCAAACCCCACGAGGTGTCGACCTCGGAGGCCGCCAAGTGGGTGGTCTTCTACATCGGCTGCGCGATCGCGTTCGGCCTCGGGGTCTGGTTCTTCGGTGACGGGCACTTCGCGATCGAGTACTTCACCGGCTACATCACCGAGTACTCCCTGAGCGTCGACAACCTGTTCATCTTCATGGTGATCATGTCGGGCTTCGCGGTACCGGCGATCCACCAGCACCGCGTGCTGCTCATCGGCATCGTGCTCGCGCTCGTCATGCGCGGCATCTTCATCGCCGTGGGCGCCGCCCTCATCGCCCGCTTCGTGTGGATCTTCTTCATCTTCGGTGCGTTCCTGATCTGGACCGCGTTGTCGATGGTGCGCAACAAGGACGACGAGGACGACGATCCGGAGAACGCGGTCGTACGGTGGGTGCGCAAGCTGTTCCCGGTCACCGACGACTACCACGGCGCCAAGAGCAGCGTGAAGATCGACGGCAAGCGCTACCTCACCCCGATGTTCGTGGTCATCGTCGCGATCGGCAGCGCCGACCTGTTGTTCGCGGTCGACTCGATCCCGGCGATCTTCGGGATCACTCAGGATCCGTTCCTGGTCTTCGCTGCGAACGCCTTCGCCCTGATGGGGCTTCGACAGTTGTACTTCCTGCTCGGCGGCCTGGTGAACAAGCTCGTCTACCTCTCGACCGGTCTCGCCGTCATCCTCGGGTTCATCGGTGTCAAGCTGATCATCCACGCGTTCCACGAGTACCACCTCGTGCCCGAGTGGCTGGAGATCAATAACTGGATGTCGCTGGGCTTCATCGTGCTCACCCTGGCGATCACGACCTATCTGAGTCTGCAGAAGTCCAAGCGCGACGCGCAGCAGGTCGAGTCCGGAACCGACCAGGGCTGA